The Triticum aestivum cultivar Chinese Spring chromosome 3A, IWGSC CS RefSeq v2.1, whole genome shotgun sequence genome includes a region encoding these proteins:
- the LOC123063129 gene encoding calmodulin-binding transcription activator 4 isoform X4 produces MQQQQRQGHDILNLQREVKTRWLKPREVLDILQNCELFGIQNRTPQRPPSGSWFLFNRRVHRFFRNDGYVWQKKKNGKSGNEAHEYLKVDNVKALNCYYARAENNPRFMRRIYWMLEPAYEHIVLVHYRDVLEGSISVSVLNGSPTSNQNGSASRADAHSSPGLTSEIVAPLLNSCSPGSAEELSLENKERHDVNTDEVLPNHDPIPAHGIQNEELDACINLADVFDLGFSEDNHAEGSHPYPDPIDVLKYSAPVTIDENQWFHLHEVSPEWAFCSESAKVVIVGDFPCNLSNSSWVLFGDVKVPAVVVQQGVIRCYTPPYLGAGKVRMCMLNENGKPCTEDREFEFVEKPTNTMINGNGKPCSEAREFEFQQRPTKSDNGLLLLINYVQMLFDSHGCELFSKFRLPLPNARSGFPVNPSEIIGRTCEQLDHENAVNCIMEVMLNNKFQDWLSSKFEQNSEGEYLLPKQYHGVIHTIAALGYDWALKPLLSNGVPINYRDANGWTALHWAARFGREQMVAVLVVAGAAVGALSDPTAEDPAAKTPASIASAYGFIGISAFLSEAQLTSTLDSLESKENGKPVDHNGGVSTSNAVDRVSDKCAHVDGGTDDQLALKDSLGAIRNAVQAAGRIQATFRVFSLKKKKQKALQNGDSSASPSMLERATLSIQKNFRRWKKRKEYQKIRKNVIKIQARFRAHRERNKYKELLQSVGILEKIMLRWFRKGVGLRGINSRAMPIDQDEEEDIVKVFRKERVETAVSEAVSRVSAIVGCPVARLDYRRMLEMHQQAKIGHGK; encoded by the exons atgcagcagcagcagcggcaag GTCACGACATACTAAATCTGCAGCGGGAGGTGAAGACGCGGTGGCTCAAGCCCAGAGAGGTTCTTGACATATTGCAGAACTGTGAGCTGTTCGGGATCCAAAACAGGACCCCTCAGAGGCCACCGA GTGGTTCTTGGTTCCTTTTCAACCGTAGGGTACATCGCTTCTTCCGGAATGATGGGTATGTGTGGCAGAAAAAGAAGAATGGGAAGAGCGGCAATGAAGCACATGAGTACCTTAAG GTTGATAATGTAAAGGCTCTGAATTGCTACTATGCTCGTGCAGAAAATAATCCTAGATTCATGAGGCGGATATATTGGATGCTTGAACC GGCTTATGAGCACATCGTTCTTGTCCACTATAGAGACGTTCTAGAG GGCAGCATTTCAGTATCAGTGCTAAACGGTTCGCCAACATCCAATCAGAATGGCAGTGCTAGCAGAGCTGATGCACATAGTTCGCCAGGGTTGACTAGTGAGATAGTTGCGCCACTTCTCAACTCGTGCAGCCCAGGATCCGCGGAAGAA CTGAGTCTGGAAAACAAGGAACGTCATGATGTTAACACTGATGAGGTTCTGCCAAATCATGATCCTATTCCTGCGCATGGGATACAGAATGAAGAACTAGACGCATGTATAAACCTTGCAGATGTCTTTGATCTGGGGTTTAGTGAAGACAACCATGCTGAAGGAAGTCACCCTTATCCCGATCCTATCGATGTCCTGAAATATTCAG CTCCTGTGACAATTGATGAAAACCAATGGTTCCATCTTCATGAGGTTTCTCCAGAATGGGCATTTTGTTCTGAAAGTGCTAAG GTTGTCATTGTAGGAGATTTCCCTTGCAACCTCTCCAATAGTTCATGGGTACTATTTGGTGATGTTAAAGTACCTGCGGTAGTTGTCCAGCAAGGTGTCATCCGTTGTTATACTCCACCATACCTTGGTGCTGGAAAGGTGAGAATGTGCATGCTCAATGAGAATGGGAAACCTTGCACTGAAGATCGAGAATTTGAATTCGTTGAAAAGCCTACCAACACAATGATTAATGGGAACGGGAAACCCTGCAGTGAAGCACGAGAATTTGAATTCCAACAGAGGCCTACCAAAAGTGACAATGGGCTGTTGTTGCTGATTAACTATGTGCAGATGCTTTTTGATAGTCATGGCTGTGAACTCTTCTCAAAGTTCAGGTTGCCACTCCCAAATGCTCGGTCTGGATTCCCAGTTAACCCCTCAGAGATTATAGGGAGAACATGTGAGCAGTTGGACCATGAGAATGCAGTAAATTGCATCATGGAAGTGATGCTTAACAATAAGTTCCAGGACTGGCTATCATCCAAATTTGAACAGAATAGTGAAGGGGAGTATTTGCTTCCTAAGCAATACCATGGTGTGATACATACAATTGCTGCATTGGGATACGACTGGGCTTTGAAACCGCTGCTTAGTAACGGCGTGCCTATAAACTACCGTGATGCAAATGGATGGACTGCTCTGCATTGGGCTGCACGATTCGGAAG GGAACAAATGGTAGCGGTTCTTGTTGTTGCAGGCGCTGCTGTGGGTGCACTTTCAGATCCAACAGCGGAAGACCCTGCTGCCAAGACACCTGCTTCGATTGCGTCTGCCTATGGTTTCATAGGCATCTCTGCATTCCTTTCAGAAGCACAACTAACCAGTACCCTTGATTCTCTGGAATCAAAAGAAAATGGGAAACCCGTAGATCATAATGGTGGAGTGAGTACATCTAATGCTGTGGATAGAGTATCAGATAAATGTGCACATGTGGATGGTGGAACTGATGATCAGCTTGCACTTAAGGATTCTCTAGGAGCTATCCGAAATGCTGTTCAAGCTGCCGGACGCATACAAGCTACCTTCCGTGTGTTTTCCttaaaaaagaagaaacaaaaggCTCTTCAGAATGGAGATAGCTCTGCTTCGCCATCTATGCTCGAAAGAGCTACATTATCTATCCAGAAGAACTTCAGGCGCTGGAAGAAACGTAAGGAATATCAGAAAATTCGGAAAAATGTCATCAAGATTCAG GCACGGTTCAGAGCTCACCGAGAAAGAAACAAGTACAAGGAGTTACTTCAAAGTGTTGGCATCCTTGAGAAGATCATGCTGAGGTGGTTCCGAAAAGGCGTTGGTCTGCGAGGAATCAATAGCAGGGCGATGCCAATCGACCAAGACGAGGAAGAAGACATCGTCAAGGTTTTCCGCAAGGAAAGAGTGGAAACAGCTGTCAGTGAGGCTGTTTCGAGGGTATCGGCTATCGTCGGTTGCCCTGTCGCAAGGCTGGACTACCGCAGGATGCTCGAAATGCACCAACAAGCAAAG ATTGGCCATGGAAAGTAG
- the LOC123063129 gene encoding calmodulin-binding transcription activator 4 isoform X2, whose amino-acid sequence MQQQQRQGHDILNLQREVKTRWLKPREVLDILQNCELFGIQNRTPQRPPSGSWFLFNRRVHRFFRNDGYVWQKKKNGKSGNEAHEYLKVDNVKALNCYYARAENNPRFMRRIYWMLEPAYEHIVLVHYRDVLEGSISVSVLNGSPTSNQNGSASRADAHSSPGLTSEIVAPLLNSCSPGSAEEVSSQIPTINNETNDISLFDWRRTLEMQLSLENKERHDVNTDEVLPNHDPIPAHGIQNEELDACINLADVFDLGFSEDNHAEGSHPYPDPIDVLKYSAPVTIDENQWFHLHEVSPEWAFCSESAKVVIVGDFPCNLSNSSWVLFGDVKVPAVVVQQGVIRCYTPPYLGAGKVRMCMLNENGKPCTEDREFEFVEKPTNTMINGNGKPCSEAREFEFQQRPTKSDNGLLLLINYVQMLFDSHGCELFSKFRLPLPNARSGFPVNPSEIIGRTCEQLDHENAVNCIMEVMLNNKFQDWLSSKFEQNSEGEYLLPKQYHGVIHTIAALGYDWALKPLLSNGVPINYRDANGWTALHWAARFGREQMVAVLVVAGAAVGALSDPTAEDPAAKTPASIASAYGFIGISAFLSEAQLTSTLDSLESKENGKPVDHNGGVSTSNAVDRVSDKCAHVDGGTDDQLALKDSLGAIRNAVQAAGRIQATFRVFSLKKKKQKALQNGDSSASPSMLERATLSIQKNFRRWKKRKEYQKIRKNVIKIQARFRAHRERNKYKELLQSVGILEKIMLRWFRKGVGLRGINSRAMPIDQDEEEDIVKVFRKERVETAVSEAVSRVSAIVGCPVARLDYRRMLEMHQQAKIGHGK is encoded by the exons atgcagcagcagcagcggcaag GTCACGACATACTAAATCTGCAGCGGGAGGTGAAGACGCGGTGGCTCAAGCCCAGAGAGGTTCTTGACATATTGCAGAACTGTGAGCTGTTCGGGATCCAAAACAGGACCCCTCAGAGGCCACCGA GTGGTTCTTGGTTCCTTTTCAACCGTAGGGTACATCGCTTCTTCCGGAATGATGGGTATGTGTGGCAGAAAAAGAAGAATGGGAAGAGCGGCAATGAAGCACATGAGTACCTTAAG GTTGATAATGTAAAGGCTCTGAATTGCTACTATGCTCGTGCAGAAAATAATCCTAGATTCATGAGGCGGATATATTGGATGCTTGAACC GGCTTATGAGCACATCGTTCTTGTCCACTATAGAGACGTTCTAGAG GGCAGCATTTCAGTATCAGTGCTAAACGGTTCGCCAACATCCAATCAGAATGGCAGTGCTAGCAGAGCTGATGCACATAGTTCGCCAGGGTTGACTAGTGAGATAGTTGCGCCACTTCTCAACTCGTGCAGCCCAGGATCCGCGGAAGAAGTTAGTTCCCAGATCCCGACCATAAACAATGAAACAAATGATATAAGTCTATTTGATTGGCGGCGGACACTTGAAATGCAGCTGAGTCTGGAAAACAAGGAACGTCATGATGTTAACACTGATGAGGTTCTGCCAAATCATGATCCTATTCCTGCGCATGGGATACAGAATGAAGAACTAGACGCATGTATAAACCTTGCAGATGTCTTTGATCTGGGGTTTAGTGAAGACAACCATGCTGAAGGAAGTCACCCTTATCCCGATCCTATCGATGTCCTGAAATATTCAG CTCCTGTGACAATTGATGAAAACCAATGGTTCCATCTTCATGAGGTTTCTCCAGAATGGGCATTTTGTTCTGAAAGTGCTAAG GTTGTCATTGTAGGAGATTTCCCTTGCAACCTCTCCAATAGTTCATGGGTACTATTTGGTGATGTTAAAGTACCTGCGGTAGTTGTCCAGCAAGGTGTCATCCGTTGTTATACTCCACCATACCTTGGTGCTGGAAAGGTGAGAATGTGCATGCTCAATGAGAATGGGAAACCTTGCACTGAAGATCGAGAATTTGAATTCGTTGAAAAGCCTACCAACACAATGATTAATGGGAACGGGAAACCCTGCAGTGAAGCACGAGAATTTGAATTCCAACAGAGGCCTACCAAAAGTGACAATGGGCTGTTGTTGCTGATTAACTATGTGCAGATGCTTTTTGATAGTCATGGCTGTGAACTCTTCTCAAAGTTCAGGTTGCCACTCCCAAATGCTCGGTCTGGATTCCCAGTTAACCCCTCAGAGATTATAGGGAGAACATGTGAGCAGTTGGACCATGAGAATGCAGTAAATTGCATCATGGAAGTGATGCTTAACAATAAGTTCCAGGACTGGCTATCATCCAAATTTGAACAGAATAGTGAAGGGGAGTATTTGCTTCCTAAGCAATACCATGGTGTGATACATACAATTGCTGCATTGGGATACGACTGGGCTTTGAAACCGCTGCTTAGTAACGGCGTGCCTATAAACTACCGTGATGCAAATGGATGGACTGCTCTGCATTGGGCTGCACGATTCGGAAG GGAACAAATGGTAGCGGTTCTTGTTGTTGCAGGCGCTGCTGTGGGTGCACTTTCAGATCCAACAGCGGAAGACCCTGCTGCCAAGACACCTGCTTCGATTGCGTCTGCCTATGGTTTCATAGGCATCTCTGCATTCCTTTCAGAAGCACAACTAACCAGTACCCTTGATTCTCTGGAATCAAAAGAAAATGGGAAACCCGTAGATCATAATGGTGGAGTGAGTACATCTAATGCTGTGGATAGAGTATCAGATAAATGTGCACATGTGGATGGTGGAACTGATGATCAGCTTGCACTTAAGGATTCTCTAGGAGCTATCCGAAATGCTGTTCAAGCTGCCGGACGCATACAAGCTACCTTCCGTGTGTTTTCCttaaaaaagaagaaacaaaaggCTCTTCAGAATGGAGATAGCTCTGCTTCGCCATCTATGCTCGAAAGAGCTACATTATCTATCCAGAAGAACTTCAGGCGCTGGAAGAAACGTAAGGAATATCAGAAAATTCGGAAAAATGTCATCAAGATTCAG GCACGGTTCAGAGCTCACCGAGAAAGAAACAAGTACAAGGAGTTACTTCAAAGTGTTGGCATCCTTGAGAAGATCATGCTGAGGTGGTTCCGAAAAGGCGTTGGTCTGCGAGGAATCAATAGCAGGGCGATGCCAATCGACCAAGACGAGGAAGAAGACATCGTCAAGGTTTTCCGCAAGGAAAGAGTGGAAACAGCTGTCAGTGAGGCTGTTTCGAGGGTATCGGCTATCGTCGGTTGCCCTGTCGCAAGGCTGGACTACCGCAGGATGCTCGAAATGCACCAACAAGCAAAG ATTGGCCATGGAAAGTAG
- the LOC123063129 gene encoding calmodulin-binding transcription activator 4 isoform X3, which translates to MQQQQRQGHDILNLQREVKTRWLKPREVLDILQNCELFGIQNRTPQRPPSGSWFLFNRRVHRFFRNDGYVWQKKKNGKSGNEAHEYLKVDNVKALNCYYARAENNPRFMRRIYWMLEPAYEHIVLVHYRDVLEGSISVSVLNGSPTSNQNGSASRADAHSSPGLTSEIVAPLLNSCSPGSAEELSLENKERHDVNTDEVLPNHDPIPAHGIQNEELDACINLADVFDLGFSEDNHAEGSHPYPDPIDVLKYSETWLEDDQLKSILHSAPVTIDENQWFHLHEVSPEWAFCSESAKVVIVGDFPCNLSNSSWVLFGDVKVPAVVVQQGVIRCYTPPYLGAGKVRMCMLNENGKPCTEDREFEFVEKPTNTMINGNGKPCSEAREFEFQQRPTKSDNGLLLLINYVQMLFDSHGCELFSKFRLPLPNARSGFPVNPSEIIGRTCEQLDHENAVNCIMEVMLNNKFQDWLSSKFEQNSEGEYLLPKQYHGVIHTIAALGYDWALKPLLSNGVPINYRDANGWTALHWAARFGREQMVAVLVVAGAAVGALSDPTAEDPAAKTPASIASAYGFIGISAFLSEAQLTSTLDSLESKENGKPVDHNGGVSTSNAVDRVSDKCAHVDGGTDDQLALKDSLGAIRNAVQAAGRIQATFRVFSLKKKKQKALQNGDSSASPSMLERATLSIQKNFRRWKKRKEYQKIRKNVIKIQARFRAHRERNKYKELLQSVGILEKIMLRWFRKGVGLRGINSRAMPIDQDEEEDIVKVFRKERVETAVSEAVSRVSAIVGCPVARLDYRRMLEMHQQAKIGHGK; encoded by the exons atgcagcagcagcagcggcaag GTCACGACATACTAAATCTGCAGCGGGAGGTGAAGACGCGGTGGCTCAAGCCCAGAGAGGTTCTTGACATATTGCAGAACTGTGAGCTGTTCGGGATCCAAAACAGGACCCCTCAGAGGCCACCGA GTGGTTCTTGGTTCCTTTTCAACCGTAGGGTACATCGCTTCTTCCGGAATGATGGGTATGTGTGGCAGAAAAAGAAGAATGGGAAGAGCGGCAATGAAGCACATGAGTACCTTAAG GTTGATAATGTAAAGGCTCTGAATTGCTACTATGCTCGTGCAGAAAATAATCCTAGATTCATGAGGCGGATATATTGGATGCTTGAACC GGCTTATGAGCACATCGTTCTTGTCCACTATAGAGACGTTCTAGAG GGCAGCATTTCAGTATCAGTGCTAAACGGTTCGCCAACATCCAATCAGAATGGCAGTGCTAGCAGAGCTGATGCACATAGTTCGCCAGGGTTGACTAGTGAGATAGTTGCGCCACTTCTCAACTCGTGCAGCCCAGGATCCGCGGAAGAA CTGAGTCTGGAAAACAAGGAACGTCATGATGTTAACACTGATGAGGTTCTGCCAAATCATGATCCTATTCCTGCGCATGGGATACAGAATGAAGAACTAGACGCATGTATAAACCTTGCAGATGTCTTTGATCTGGGGTTTAGTGAAGACAACCATGCTGAAGGAAGTCACCCTTATCCCGATCCTATCGATGTCCTGAAATATTCAG AAACATGGTTGGAGGATGACCAACTTAAATCTATTCTACATTCAGCTCCTGTGACAATTGATGAAAACCAATGGTTCCATCTTCATGAGGTTTCTCCAGAATGGGCATTTTGTTCTGAAAGTGCTAAG GTTGTCATTGTAGGAGATTTCCCTTGCAACCTCTCCAATAGTTCATGGGTACTATTTGGTGATGTTAAAGTACCTGCGGTAGTTGTCCAGCAAGGTGTCATCCGTTGTTATACTCCACCATACCTTGGTGCTGGAAAGGTGAGAATGTGCATGCTCAATGAGAATGGGAAACCTTGCACTGAAGATCGAGAATTTGAATTCGTTGAAAAGCCTACCAACACAATGATTAATGGGAACGGGAAACCCTGCAGTGAAGCACGAGAATTTGAATTCCAACAGAGGCCTACCAAAAGTGACAATGGGCTGTTGTTGCTGATTAACTATGTGCAGATGCTTTTTGATAGTCATGGCTGTGAACTCTTCTCAAAGTTCAGGTTGCCACTCCCAAATGCTCGGTCTGGATTCCCAGTTAACCCCTCAGAGATTATAGGGAGAACATGTGAGCAGTTGGACCATGAGAATGCAGTAAATTGCATCATGGAAGTGATGCTTAACAATAAGTTCCAGGACTGGCTATCATCCAAATTTGAACAGAATAGTGAAGGGGAGTATTTGCTTCCTAAGCAATACCATGGTGTGATACATACAATTGCTGCATTGGGATACGACTGGGCTTTGAAACCGCTGCTTAGTAACGGCGTGCCTATAAACTACCGTGATGCAAATGGATGGACTGCTCTGCATTGGGCTGCACGATTCGGAAG GGAACAAATGGTAGCGGTTCTTGTTGTTGCAGGCGCTGCTGTGGGTGCACTTTCAGATCCAACAGCGGAAGACCCTGCTGCCAAGACACCTGCTTCGATTGCGTCTGCCTATGGTTTCATAGGCATCTCTGCATTCCTTTCAGAAGCACAACTAACCAGTACCCTTGATTCTCTGGAATCAAAAGAAAATGGGAAACCCGTAGATCATAATGGTGGAGTGAGTACATCTAATGCTGTGGATAGAGTATCAGATAAATGTGCACATGTGGATGGTGGAACTGATGATCAGCTTGCACTTAAGGATTCTCTAGGAGCTATCCGAAATGCTGTTCAAGCTGCCGGACGCATACAAGCTACCTTCCGTGTGTTTTCCttaaaaaagaagaaacaaaaggCTCTTCAGAATGGAGATAGCTCTGCTTCGCCATCTATGCTCGAAAGAGCTACATTATCTATCCAGAAGAACTTCAGGCGCTGGAAGAAACGTAAGGAATATCAGAAAATTCGGAAAAATGTCATCAAGATTCAG GCACGGTTCAGAGCTCACCGAGAAAGAAACAAGTACAAGGAGTTACTTCAAAGTGTTGGCATCCTTGAGAAGATCATGCTGAGGTGGTTCCGAAAAGGCGTTGGTCTGCGAGGAATCAATAGCAGGGCGATGCCAATCGACCAAGACGAGGAAGAAGACATCGTCAAGGTTTTCCGCAAGGAAAGAGTGGAAACAGCTGTCAGTGAGGCTGTTTCGAGGGTATCGGCTATCGTCGGTTGCCCTGTCGCAAGGCTGGACTACCGCAGGATGCTCGAAATGCACCAACAAGCAAAG ATTGGCCATGGAAAGTAG
- the LOC123063129 gene encoding calmodulin-binding transcription activator 4 isoform X1, translating to MQQQQRQGHDILNLQREVKTRWLKPREVLDILQNCELFGIQNRTPQRPPSGSWFLFNRRVHRFFRNDGYVWQKKKNGKSGNEAHEYLKVDNVKALNCYYARAENNPRFMRRIYWMLEPAYEHIVLVHYRDVLEGSISVSVLNGSPTSNQNGSASRADAHSSPGLTSEIVAPLLNSCSPGSAEEVSSQIPTINNETNDISLFDWRRTLEMQLSLENKERHDVNTDEVLPNHDPIPAHGIQNEELDACINLADVFDLGFSEDNHAEGSHPYPDPIDVLKYSETWLEDDQLKSILHSAPVTIDENQWFHLHEVSPEWAFCSESAKVVIVGDFPCNLSNSSWVLFGDVKVPAVVVQQGVIRCYTPPYLGAGKVRMCMLNENGKPCTEDREFEFVEKPTNTMINGNGKPCSEAREFEFQQRPTKSDNGLLLLINYVQMLFDSHGCELFSKFRLPLPNARSGFPVNPSEIIGRTCEQLDHENAVNCIMEVMLNNKFQDWLSSKFEQNSEGEYLLPKQYHGVIHTIAALGYDWALKPLLSNGVPINYRDANGWTALHWAARFGREQMVAVLVVAGAAVGALSDPTAEDPAAKTPASIASAYGFIGISAFLSEAQLTSTLDSLESKENGKPVDHNGGVSTSNAVDRVSDKCAHVDGGTDDQLALKDSLGAIRNAVQAAGRIQATFRVFSLKKKKQKALQNGDSSASPSMLERATLSIQKNFRRWKKRKEYQKIRKNVIKIQARFRAHRERNKYKELLQSVGILEKIMLRWFRKGVGLRGINSRAMPIDQDEEEDIVKVFRKERVETAVSEAVSRVSAIVGCPVARLDYRRMLEMHQQAKIGHGK from the exons atgcagcagcagcagcggcaag GTCACGACATACTAAATCTGCAGCGGGAGGTGAAGACGCGGTGGCTCAAGCCCAGAGAGGTTCTTGACATATTGCAGAACTGTGAGCTGTTCGGGATCCAAAACAGGACCCCTCAGAGGCCACCGA GTGGTTCTTGGTTCCTTTTCAACCGTAGGGTACATCGCTTCTTCCGGAATGATGGGTATGTGTGGCAGAAAAAGAAGAATGGGAAGAGCGGCAATGAAGCACATGAGTACCTTAAG GTTGATAATGTAAAGGCTCTGAATTGCTACTATGCTCGTGCAGAAAATAATCCTAGATTCATGAGGCGGATATATTGGATGCTTGAACC GGCTTATGAGCACATCGTTCTTGTCCACTATAGAGACGTTCTAGAG GGCAGCATTTCAGTATCAGTGCTAAACGGTTCGCCAACATCCAATCAGAATGGCAGTGCTAGCAGAGCTGATGCACATAGTTCGCCAGGGTTGACTAGTGAGATAGTTGCGCCACTTCTCAACTCGTGCAGCCCAGGATCCGCGGAAGAAGTTAGTTCCCAGATCCCGACCATAAACAATGAAACAAATGATATAAGTCTATTTGATTGGCGGCGGACACTTGAAATGCAGCTGAGTCTGGAAAACAAGGAACGTCATGATGTTAACACTGATGAGGTTCTGCCAAATCATGATCCTATTCCTGCGCATGGGATACAGAATGAAGAACTAGACGCATGTATAAACCTTGCAGATGTCTTTGATCTGGGGTTTAGTGAAGACAACCATGCTGAAGGAAGTCACCCTTATCCCGATCCTATCGATGTCCTGAAATATTCAG AAACATGGTTGGAGGATGACCAACTTAAATCTATTCTACATTCAGCTCCTGTGACAATTGATGAAAACCAATGGTTCCATCTTCATGAGGTTTCTCCAGAATGGGCATTTTGTTCTGAAAGTGCTAAG GTTGTCATTGTAGGAGATTTCCCTTGCAACCTCTCCAATAGTTCATGGGTACTATTTGGTGATGTTAAAGTACCTGCGGTAGTTGTCCAGCAAGGTGTCATCCGTTGTTATACTCCACCATACCTTGGTGCTGGAAAGGTGAGAATGTGCATGCTCAATGAGAATGGGAAACCTTGCACTGAAGATCGAGAATTTGAATTCGTTGAAAAGCCTACCAACACAATGATTAATGGGAACGGGAAACCCTGCAGTGAAGCACGAGAATTTGAATTCCAACAGAGGCCTACCAAAAGTGACAATGGGCTGTTGTTGCTGATTAACTATGTGCAGATGCTTTTTGATAGTCATGGCTGTGAACTCTTCTCAAAGTTCAGGTTGCCACTCCCAAATGCTCGGTCTGGATTCCCAGTTAACCCCTCAGAGATTATAGGGAGAACATGTGAGCAGTTGGACCATGAGAATGCAGTAAATTGCATCATGGAAGTGATGCTTAACAATAAGTTCCAGGACTGGCTATCATCCAAATTTGAACAGAATAGTGAAGGGGAGTATTTGCTTCCTAAGCAATACCATGGTGTGATACATACAATTGCTGCATTGGGATACGACTGGGCTTTGAAACCGCTGCTTAGTAACGGCGTGCCTATAAACTACCGTGATGCAAATGGATGGACTGCTCTGCATTGGGCTGCACGATTCGGAAG GGAACAAATGGTAGCGGTTCTTGTTGTTGCAGGCGCTGCTGTGGGTGCACTTTCAGATCCAACAGCGGAAGACCCTGCTGCCAAGACACCTGCTTCGATTGCGTCTGCCTATGGTTTCATAGGCATCTCTGCATTCCTTTCAGAAGCACAACTAACCAGTACCCTTGATTCTCTGGAATCAAAAGAAAATGGGAAACCCGTAGATCATAATGGTGGAGTGAGTACATCTAATGCTGTGGATAGAGTATCAGATAAATGTGCACATGTGGATGGTGGAACTGATGATCAGCTTGCACTTAAGGATTCTCTAGGAGCTATCCGAAATGCTGTTCAAGCTGCCGGACGCATACAAGCTACCTTCCGTGTGTTTTCCttaaaaaagaagaaacaaaaggCTCTTCAGAATGGAGATAGCTCTGCTTCGCCATCTATGCTCGAAAGAGCTACATTATCTATCCAGAAGAACTTCAGGCGCTGGAAGAAACGTAAGGAATATCAGAAAATTCGGAAAAATGTCATCAAGATTCAG GCACGGTTCAGAGCTCACCGAGAAAGAAACAAGTACAAGGAGTTACTTCAAAGTGTTGGCATCCTTGAGAAGATCATGCTGAGGTGGTTCCGAAAAGGCGTTGGTCTGCGAGGAATCAATAGCAGGGCGATGCCAATCGACCAAGACGAGGAAGAAGACATCGTCAAGGTTTTCCGCAAGGAAAGAGTGGAAACAGCTGTCAGTGAGGCTGTTTCGAGGGTATCGGCTATCGTCGGTTGCCCTGTCGCAAGGCTGGACTACCGCAGGATGCTCGAAATGCACCAACAAGCAAAG ATTGGCCATGGAAAGTAG